The Styela clava chromosome 3, kaStyClav1.hap1.2, whole genome shotgun sequence genome includes the window ttaataataaataattgttagatatatatatttgcctTCAGCGTTCGAAAGATAATTTAAGCAAGTCTGTTAGCTCAGATCTACATGGGTACCGTGAATAAAGTAGGCCCACTGTATTGCTATCAAATTTAAGATTTTACAGGTAAAATATACTcttaataatttaataactgCTTTATAATTTTGGTGGCAGGAGAACAATGACACAATTACAACGACAGAAAAGAAGAAGCGTCAAAAGcatttatttttgattcacaTATATATTGGTTTCTGTGTTTTCTTGTTTTGTATTGGTTTACTTCTTTATATTGTTGCGCATGCTGCGTTGGCGGCTCGCTTATTTTGGCTAGGATGAAGTTTTGTCTCGGTTCCCGCACCGCCATCATTACGAGTTTTGAACTCCATCCTTGCTCCCCTCAAAGGTATTGCACTGTTTGACGTTTTTACCATTTTTGTCTTGTGGGGGAATGTGAGAATTAGAGGTCTGGCCCCGAGGCATTTAAAAAGCACTCGCTCTTAGACTTTCGGTGGAGGGAATTTCAACTTCCGAATTAACTCACCCGAAGACCGAATTTTGACTTGAAACATGAAAGCTTTAAGGACGCTCAGTTAGTGATAACCTCTGTCTAGACCAGAGGTTTCGACTTTGTTTACCGCCGTTAGGAAAGTTTGGAATTGTAGACTCTCATATATTCAACATTACTACTCACAGCTCCCTAGAGATTCCGCATACGTAGCATCCTTGGGATGAGGGACAAATATCGTAATTTTAAGCAATGATATTGAGTTTGAGACACCACTTCTTTGGGCAGAAAACTACCACATTTGATAAAcgagagagctgtgctcaaatatatggacacgtcccaaggtgtcgctattttttattctgacacataaaaaacaaatctcttgaagtccacagaaatttttgaaataagtaaaagtaatagccttctggcaaaaaaactatctttaaccactgaaaattccaaagaaattggtccagtattcaaagagaaaagcgatttcatcatgacgaaagaggagactaacaagaacaacaacatgatattgaaacgatcgttatgcacactgacgtgtccaataagcaaACCAATTAGACAACTACTCTGCTCCATATTTCCAAAAATAGACCTAGCCACAGTTTGAAGCCCCACTATTCTCCTCGGTTACCAATTCACGATGACGGTGCAGCACACATAAATCAGAAAGGCAAGCTGAACCGATTAGAGCAGCTCAAGCCGTTGACATTCGCACAGACGTCGTCTCGTTTAACAACTCTGCTACTCTGGTCTCTGAGCATCGTTAGATTTTTCAAGCCATCTGTGTTCCTAGGTTTCCTGTAAATGAAGTGTGCCCGCGAGTGGTTCCATTAGTGCCGAatacactttaaaaaaaaataacagaagAATCTTTTTCCAGAGTAGATTTCAGAAGGGAAATACTTCGCCCTCGTCTCACTGTTGGCATCTCTCACCCAGAAATCAAGAGACTCAAGTAGCCTACTCGTTTGAAGTCGCATTTGAAGATTCGGATACTCTTGTACTTTCCCAGATTATCTGGCGAGGGAGAAAAGGAGATGGTAAACTCGCGCCTTTCAGGCTCCTCGCAATGCGTGCCATTGTTGTTGCGTCTGTCCAAAGCTTCTGCAAATCGTATGCCAGAGAGGTGGCAAAAGATATTTgattaaattgttttttaaattaaataaattaatttaaattaaatttcattatgtATTAAAATGAGTATGCATGAGTGGGCGATTTAACAATATAATAGTTCGCGCCAATGGAACATTTGTTAGGTTAATTGcgaaacttttattttttttcaatggaCATTGTGCAAAGTCGTGATGGGAGATTTGCTCTGCGGAAGCACATTGAAACAGTTTTCCGTgagactttttgtaacagaaccggctgaaaaatatgacttttgtgatgaaactggctgacaaaaaaaaaaattgaatcccaccactgactgaaatcaattttatttatcttaattatttttgtacaatgtgtactttcggtttgtgataaaataaactactgactgactgggCTATATTATATATTTGGGTAATTTACAGTTTAATCAACACGCATGAGGTGAACGATTGGTTGATGGTGTTAGCGTGGAAAGATTCTTCCTATACTTAATGAGCATATATGCTATGTTCATTGCTATACTTTATccttgcaaaattttcaacgctgattttgagagtgtttcGGAAAGTTAGCGCTTACAAATTGGCTCacaattcaaaacaataaaccacgtgGCGCTTATAGGTACTTATAGCTAAGTTTGGACTAGTCTATCGTAGCGTTCGCGGTATCAAAATTGATTATTGCACCTAAACTAAAGGTCATGAGAAGACATATtgacaattaagttatttatttaCAACTATATTTTGGATAAATAACTAAAAACAGACGAATAACTCgcaaaactttcaaaaatatcgaATGTTTACAATCAGGCtcgaatatctgtctgagcgaaagaAGTTGCTGAGCGGCGGCATAAGTTTCAATTGTTACACCTTTGTaaacttattgctgatttgcAATTGTTATGGAAATGAACAAGGAAATCGGTGCTCGGGGAAACGACTGAAATATGTGTTAGATTTTACATTCACTAGGTCGcgcaaaatgttatttttaaatgGTGGTTCCCCGCGAAGACGCGTCCGTTGATTTCACTGGCGAATGGCATGAATCGTTGCAAGATATCTGTAGCAAGAATACGAGTAACTTCGAAACTGTACCGGTACGGTTGCTGCAGTACCACGGTATACAAAAACTACAGGTAACTTACAGGTAATCAAATCAAACACatggaattatttttaattaggcACAGTCTATTTGCAATGCCACTCCCTCCTAACTTTAGCatagaataatatatacagatataataaaataatagtaaataaTTTGAAGAGTTGTGATAAAAAAGTGTTTCTTCAGATCTTAGAGATGGTAGTTCGAGAGGAGCTTGTTCAGACATACATTGTAATATTGGCTAATACTGTAACAATACAAAAACTTTTAATTATAAACCAACGCAGCAATGTCTGAATGCTGGAATGTGGGACATTCTATCAATAAAAGTTAAACCAAGGATTAGACATATTACTGGATATGATTTATGTGTACCAGAATTTATAtctcatttatttcaaaactgtgCTTTTACACAAAATGTGTATGATTATGTTTTTTCTGTTGTATTACTGTATTCAAAATAAATGCAGTTATTTTTAAAAGTGTCATAGCAAGAATTAGAAAATCCTTTTAGGCAAGGAGAAATATAGAACAATTGAGACAACAACCTAATTTCATAGAAGAGCTTGACATAATATGTAACAACCTATGACTTTTTCTGCTATCTATaattaaaaaacatgaaaaaataatttaaatatactgATAAACATGGTGAATTTCATCTGGAATCAACAATGGAACACTATGGATTACTTGACAATACTGAATGAACATATAGAATAACTGAGATCTTTGTTCatgtatatatttgtttgttttttgtatgtaactttatgtatataatttatttatcattatcatttatttatttgaaaataatataaatactgaaaaaacaGACAGAAAGATTTATATGTCACTAATTCGTAGTTAGGAATATTATTTAGTTTTTCTAGCCAAAATGAACCAATCATTAGTGTTGCCTGATAACAAAGCGACTCAGTTTCTCGATATACTCAATTCACTTGGTTGTCCATACACACAAGATGTGGAAGCTTCGTATATGAGTGAACTTCTTCTGAGTCAAGGAGAGCACAGGATTCATCTACTTCTATGGATATTTGGTGGAATTCATCCAAATGTTGAAAAGATTGTTGGAGCTCAGGATATCATTATGAGACAACAATCTGATCTTGGAGTGGATAAAAGGATTCAGTTGTTAACAAGTTTAGCATCATTTTTCGGCTTATGTAGACCGGAAGATTTGGATCTTATCAGAGGTCGTGCAACATTAAACAAACAGGTTTCCTTTTGGAATAAATTGTTTGACATAACCAGACCTTGTACGAAGGGTACTCATGAAGCTGACAATGAGATCATGGATATTTTAACAAACCCAAATCAAAATATGATAGTACAGTCGACATCCAAACAACTCGATCTCTTGCCTCATAACCTCAAAAAAGAAATGTCAATGGTTTTAACAACTCAAAAGAAGTCAAAACCTGGATTTCAAGAGATTGAAAAGCATTTTGAAAAAGTACAAGAAAATCTTGAACACTACGAAAATAAATTGTCAGGATTATTGAAAGATGTAAAATATACGAATCCTGATGATAAAACAGCTCAAAGCAGTATAGCTTGTACCCTTAG containing:
- the LOC120342321 gene encoding HAUS augmin-like complex subunit 7, coding for MNQSLVLPDNKATQFLDILNSLGCPYTQDVEASYMSELLLSQGEHRIHLLLWIFGGIHPNVEKIVGAQDIIMRQQSDLGVDKRIQLLTSLASFFGLCRPEDLDLIRGRATLNKQVSFWNKLFDITRPCTKGTHEADNEIMDILTNPNQNMIVQSTSKQLDLLPHNLKKEMSMVLTTQKKSKPGFQEIEKHFEKVQENLEHYENKLSGLLKDVKYTNPDDKTAQSSIACTLSLTLNDLDQMLTTFEQVFANNYLPYCNKHKEQFGNLGSVVQIVNKQLIYVVQTFENLQSIQQSIDATVECFKNWPKMKEKVAGFTSTIESFLYDSLQCLDKLSQTGNIESMLENGSNTHIHAESNSVSKLHDTISEISTIK